The DNA region AGAAATTAAATTAGCTTTTTCAAAATGAATTTTATCTTTTTCATCAAACAAATCTTCATCAATATGAGAACATAAAACTTCTGCTATAAACATATCGTGGCTACCCAATTTAATAATATTTTTAACCTTACATTCTATATTTACAGGACACTCCTTTATATATGAAGATTTTACTTTCTCTCCTTCTAATAAAGTAAAATTCATCTCTTTTATTTTATCCATCTGTCTACCTGAACGAACTCCACAAAAATCAACTTCTTTTGCCTGTTTTCTAGTAGGTAAATTTATTGTAAATTCCATAGTTTCTTTTATATAGTCATAAGACAACCTTTCAGGTCTTATAGAAATAGATAACATTGGTGGTCTTG from Fusobacterium simiae includes:
- a CDS encoding flavin reductase family protein, whose protein sequence is MKKRNLKGSVVLNPVPVVLITCKNLEGKDNVFTVAWVGTVCSRPPMLSISIRPERLSYDYIKETMEFTINLPTRKQAKEVDFCGVRSGRQMDKIKEMNFTLLEGEKVKSSYIKECPVNIECKVKNIIKLGSHDMFIAEVLCSHIDEDLFDEKDKIHFEKANLISYSHGEYFSLSKEAIGKFGYSVMKKKKKAKFGKK